In one window of Piliocolobus tephrosceles isolate RC106 unplaced genomic scaffold, ASM277652v3 unscaffolded_39057, whole genome shotgun sequence DNA:
- the LOC111554095 gene encoding interferon lambda-3 codes for VRERPVALEAELALTLKVLEAAADADSALVDVLDQPLHTLHHILAQLRACIQPQPTAGPRPWGRLHHWLHRLQEAPKKESPGCLEASVTFNLFRLLTRDLKCVASGDLCV; via the exons GTGAGGGAGCGCCCTGTGGCTTTGGAGGCTGAGCTGGCCCTGACGCTGAAGGTTCTGGAGGCTGCCGCAGACGCTGACTCGGCCCTGGTGGATGTCTTGGACCAGCCCCTTCACACCCTGCACCACATCCTAGCCCAGCTCCGGGCCTGT ATCCAGCCTCAGCCTACGGCAGGGCCCAGGCCCTGGGGCCGCCTCCACCACTGGCTACACCGGCTCCAGGAGGCCCCAAAAAAG GAGTCCCCTGGCTGCCTCGAGGCCTCTGTCACCTTCAACCTCTTCCGCCTCCTCACGCGGGACCTGAAATGTGTCGCCAGCGGGGACCTGTGTGTTTGA